One window of Camelina sativa cultivar DH55 chromosome 4, Cs, whole genome shotgun sequence genomic DNA carries:
- the LOC104780108 gene encoding uncharacterized protein LOC104780108, protein MLSIPDTRMWNLASSYLTGHVGPKHEIRRPVRPHAECSDDDASSVGSKNEGLECPICWESFNIVENVPYVLWCGHTMCKNCILGLQWAIVKLPTHPVQLPLFISCPWCNLLSFRLVFRGTLRFPHKNYFVLWMVERMNGERRNSPGRAQTDENNDHTRETPSPCLHNRHHRSQPEPPGSVNDHRIPRDNIQTSLRKSLVFFVQLTAKFPLVVIFLLIILYAIPTSAAILAMYILVTILLALPSFLILYFAYPCLDWLVREIVT, encoded by the coding sequence ATGTTATCCATCCCTGATACCAGAATGTGGAATCTAGCATCGAGTTATCTTACCGGACACGTAGGACCGAAACACGAAATAAGAAGACCAGTCCGCCCTCATGCGGAATGTTCAGATGACGATGCATCTTCTGTAGGCAGTAAAAACGAAGGTCTCGAGTGTCCTATTTGCTGGGAATCATTTAACATTGTTGAAAACGTTCCTTACGTGCTATGGTGTGGGCACACAATGTGTAAAAACTGCATTTTGGGACTTCAATGGGCTATTGTGAAATTGCCTACTCACCCGGTTCAGCTTCCTCTATTCATTTCATGCCCATGGTGCAATCTATTGTCCTTCCGTCTTGTCTTTAGAGGAACCCTCAGGTTCCCTCACAAGAACTACTTTGTGCTTTGGATGGTCGAGAGGATGAATGGAGAGAGACGCAACTCACCTGGTAGAGCTCAAACAGATGAAAACAATGACCATACAAGGGAAACTCCGTCTCCATGTCTCCACAATCGCCATCATCGCAGTCAACCTGAACCACCAGGTTCTGTTAATGACCATCGCATCCCAAGGGACAACATACAAACTTCATTGAGGAAGTCTCTGGTTTTCTTTGTCCAGTTGACAGCAAAGTTCCCATTGGTTGTCATATTTCTGCTGATAATACTTTATGCAATACCGACCAGTGCAGCCATACTGGCGATGTACATTCTAGTCACTATCTTGCTGGCTCTACCGTCGTTTCTCATCCTCTACTTCGCGTATCCTTGTCTCGACTGGCTTGTCCGAGAGATTGTCACATGA